Part of the Bacteroidota bacterium genome is shown below.
GGTTTTGGCAGCCGGAATGATTTTGCTTTCAGGATGGAATGGAACATCAAATTTTGTAGATCCAATGTGTGGTTCGGGGACAATTTTAGTTGAAGCCGCAATGATAGCACAAAATATACCTGCGAATATACACCGCAAAGAGTTTGGTTTTGAAGGTTGGAAAGATTTTGATCAGGAGTTACTTGAATTGATTACGGAAAAAGCACTCGATAAGGAGAAAGGCTTTTATCATAAAATTATTGGTTATGATATTCATTATCCAACAGTAAGTAAAGCAAGGATTAATATTAAAAATGCATTATTTGACGATATAATCGATATAAAGAAAGCAGATTTCTTTGAGACAGAAAAACCCGATGGTCCAACATTGGTGATGTTTAATCCTCCATATGGAGAAAGGATTGAAGCAGAAATACCTGAGTTGTATGGAAATATAGGTGATACGCTAAAGAAAAATTATTCAGGTACAGAAGCATGGCTAATTACTTCAGACATGCAGGCTTTAAAATATGTTGGACTGAGAACTTCGAGGAAAATAAAGTTATTTAACGGTAAGTTAGAAACCCGTTTTGTTAAATACGAACTTTATCAGGGGAGTAAGAAAGCGAAGAAAAACTAGTTCAGGTTGAAAAACGACTTAAGTAATTTTAAATAATAAATAATTGGAAGTAAACAGAAGGAAAGGATATTTATTCGCAATAATGTCAACTCTGGCAATGTCGAATGTATATATATTTAGTAAAGCCGCATTAAAAGAAGTTAATCTTGCTCAATTTGGTTTTTATTGGTTTGGGATAGCCTTGATTTTATTGTTTTTGGCAATATTTGTAAGGGGTAATCAAAAAGAACTTAAGGCTCTGCAGAAAAGTGATTTTAAAGTTTTGGCTACAATCGGATTGTTGGAGATTTTTTCAACTTCTTTTTTCTTTATGGCGATTAATACAATTGAAAATCCGGCAATAGTATCTTTCTTAGGGAATTTAAAGCCACTGTTTGTTATATTACTGGGGTTTATAGTGTTAAATGAAAGGTTTAAGGGAATAGAAATATTTGGGTTGTTTATTACCCTAATTGGAGCTGTAATACTTGGTTATAAACCAAATTTAACATTTAAGATGCTTTATGATGGTGGTATATTTTATATTTTGACCTCTATTT
Proteins encoded:
- a CDS encoding THUMP domain-containing protein produces the protein MKQENYKMVAKTLFGLEEVLEKELMLLGARNVKAFNRGVSFEGDKGFMYKANLWLRTALRILKPIRTFKVNNEERLYKAIFGIAWEEIFDADSTFAIDSTVNSDYFTHSQYVALKSKDAIVDRFRKYAGKRPNVDVMHPNVRINIHISNDSCTVSLDSSGESLHKRGYKTEVNIAPINEVLAAGMILLSGWNGTSNFVDPMCGSGTILVEAAMIAQNIPANIHRKEFGFEGWKDFDQELLELITEKALDKEKGFYHKIIGYDIHYPTVSKARINIKNALFDDIIDIKKADFFETEKPDGPTLVMFNPPYGERIEAEIPELYGNIGDTLKKNYSGTEAWLITSDMQALKYVGLRTSRKIKLFNGKLETRFVKYELYQGSKKAKKN
- a CDS encoding DMT family transporter, whose product is MEVNRRKGYLFAIMSTLAMSNVYIFSKAALKEVNLAQFGFYWFGIALILLFLAIFVRGNQKELKALQKSDFKVLATIGLLEIFSTSFFFMAINTIENPAIVSFLGNLKPLFVILLGFIVLNERFKGIEIFGLFITLIGAVILGYKPNLTFKMLYDGGIFYILTSIFFGAISMTYIRKNQLKIPSIIYATSRSFFLFVASIIFLIYTDSSLAVSQNALVNLSFGATLGPFLAVLASYVAIKNMEVSRVSLVGTSKGVFVLLGSYLVFGSLPDTYQIIGGLITIAGVITITLGKKLKRKAVKID